Genomic segment of Microbacterium hydrocarbonoxydans:
ACTGAACCTCTTCACCGGATGGGTGGATGTCCGTCTGAACGAGCAGGGCAGGAACGAGGCCCGCCGCGGTGGCGAGCTGCTGGCAGAAGCCGGGATCCTCCCCGATGTGCTGCACACCTCGCTGCTCAGCCGTGCGATCCAGACCGCGAACATCGCTCTCGACGCCGCCGACCGGCTCTGGATTCCGGTGACCCGCTCCTGGCGCCTCAACGAGCGTCACTACGGTGCGCTGCAGGGCAAGGACAAGGCGCAGACGCTCGAGGAGTTCGGCCCCGAGCAGTTCCAGCTGTGGCGCCGCTCGTTCGATGTGCCGCCGCCGGTGCTCGACGATGAGAGCGAGTTCAGCCAGGTCCACGACGTGCGCTACGCCGGCATCGACGGCGAGGTGCCCCGCACCGAGTCGCTGAAGCTCGTGATCGACCGTCTCCTGCCGTACTGGGACGACGCGATCGTCCCCGACCTCGAGGCGGGCAAGACCGTTCTCGTGACCGCCCACGGCAACTCGCTGCGCGGCCTCGTGAAGCACCTCGAGGGCATCAGCGACGAGGACATCGCCGAACTGAACATCCCCACCGGCATCCCGCTCGTGTACGAGC
This window contains:
- a CDS encoding phosphoglyceromutase, whose translation is MTSKRTLILLRHGRSEWNELNLFTGWVDVRLNEQGRNEARRGGELLAEAGILPDVLHTSLLSRAIQTANIALDAADRLWIPVTRSWRLNERHYGALQGKDKAQTLEEFGPEQFQLWRRSFDVPPPVLDDESEFSQVHDVRYAGIDGEVPRTESLKLVIDRLLPYWDDAIVPDLEAGKTVLVTAHGNSLRGLVKHLEGISDEDIAELNIPTGIPLVYELDENNVPTGPGRYLDPEAAAAGAAAVAAQGKK